The segment ATAACTCTAAAATCTTAAGTTGATTATTCCCAATGTTTATCATCTTTCTCCATAATCTCTTTAATTTTGCGCTCTTCCCAATTCTTTCCGAAGAAAAAATCTGGTCCATAAACACCTAGAAAGTGAAAAAAGAGTCCGATTCCCCAAAAGAATGCCGTAGCAAATGTCCCAAAACTCCAGAGTTTCCCTCCATTAGAGACTATCAGAATGATTATAAATAAATTAACAATCACATAAGAAGCAAAATGCCAGTAAAACCCAATAAGTGATTTTACTTTTTTCTGAGCTCTTAAGTAAGCCTCTTCTCTTTCAAAAGCGCTTCGTTTACTATTATTTTCGTAAGGTTCTATATTATTTTCCATTGTATTTGCTCTTTAATTCCAACGTTTTTCCTCTTCTTCTTGCATAAATTTTTCAATTTTACGCTTTTCCCATCCACTGCCTAGTACACCATCATTTACATATACTTTATACGCATGAAATACTAATCCCATTCCCCAACCAAACATTGGAAACCAGAACCATTGTATGGTATTTGGCGTAAATGTATACCAGATAAAAAATAAAAATGGGATAACAAAACAGTAGGAGATTAGGCTGTAATAAAATTCTTTCATCTCTTCTACACGTTTTCGTGCTCTAACGTATGAGTCGTCAAATTTTGATTTTGGTTCGATTGCTTTCATAATTGATACTTGTTTTGTAAGCATTGGTATTGCTACTGCAAAACTTTTTGCTTGTTGATTGATTGATACTGTTTTATTTGATAATAATTTATAGCGTTGCTTGATATTTTCTAATCCTACACCACTACTCTTTTTTACAATTTGTTTCGGCTGAAGGTTATTCTCTACAATCAGCATACCTTCAGATTCATAAATTTTAATATGCAAGGGCTTACTGCTAGTAACCATATTGTGTTTTACTGCATTTTCTAGCAACAATTGTAACGATAATGGTACTACCTTACTTTCTGGATTTGAAGCCTGATCTGGAATTTCAAAAATAATACTGTCTTCAAATCGCATTTTTAAAAGCGACATATAGGTTCTCGCAAAATTGAGCTCTTCATCTACGGTGATTAGATCTTTATTTTTCTGTTCTAAAACGTAGCGATATACTTTTGACAAAGACGTGGTGAACTTTTGCGCATTCTTTGGGTTTTCTTCAATTAAACTTGTCAATACATTTAAGCTATTGAATAAAAAGTGCGGATCTAACTGATTCTTTAAAGCATCAAACTTTGCGCTTGCGGTTCCTGCAATAACCTTTTGCTCTTTTATTTTATTTTTTTGATATCTGTTATAGAAAAATATAATATGAAATACAGAGATAATACTTAAGGTAATCCAAAGTCCGAAAGAATATCCATGCCATGTTTCTCTTCTTATAAATTCTTCAAACGACAAATCATTAAACACTATTGAAATAAATGCTCTTAAAAAAAATAGCCCAATTAATGTAATGATAGTAGCTCCAATGACACCAACAATAATACGTTTTATTGTATCTCCTTTTTTCCATTGACGACGTTCCATATAATCAAAGAACGCCATATTCGAGTATCCTAGAACAAACGTATATAACTGGTAAAACCCAAAATCAATTAAAAACTCATTAACACTGTTAAAATCAAAATCATTTGATAATGCATTTCCAATGACAAATACAATGCATCCAATACTGAACGTAATAATGATATTTTTAAATGATTTTGTCATAATAGTTTATTCTTTACATGATTTCAAAACATCTACTGCTCGTTCTTTTCCCCAATTTGGATGCAGATCGCTTTGTGGTTTAAAGTTAGCAAAAAGTTCTATTGATCGCTCCATTTCTTGGCAATAAGGCTTGGTATCCTGTCCAAAATAGCGTGCACTTCCCATTCCCCATTCTGCTTTACCAAAAGCTACTCTTGGATTTTGAGGATCCAAATTGAAGGCTTTATTATATAGTTCTGAAATTTTACCTGAGTATTTCATACCGTATTTCATACCGTCAAAAGCTACCCAATTGGTAAATACTTGAGCCTGCAGCACTAATAATTCTGGGTTATCATTACTGATACTCACCGCTGTATTTAAGTGCTCTTGTGCTTTATCTAATTGTGCTTTTAAAACCGTTTCATCGGTAATATTCCAGCTTTTTAAACTGTTAATTTGTGCGATGTAGTAATGTGGTAACCATTGTTCTGATTCTGCATTAGCAATGCGTTCGAACATATTTTCTGCCTCATCTGTTTTGTTAGATTGCCAAAGCTCAAATGCTTTCTGCATGCCTGTTTCATAATTGGTTTGTGCAGATGTTACTTGGCTGAAAACAAAGAAAATAAAAATTTTAACTAAGGTTTGCATGATATATTGGTTTAATGCTGAAAAAGGTTCAGCTTGATTGATGAGACAAATATCAAACAGAAGAGCGGTTTTTAAAAAAGGGAATGACCGAATTGTAATTTTTTAAGGATGAATTGAAAAAAAACATTTTTTTAATCAAAAATTAGTAACTTGATAAGACTTTTTACTACTAATTAACAAGATCAATCTTTATTACTTCCGCCATTATGAAAAAATCTATTTTTTTACTGTTCATATTATTTACATCATTATCATTGTCTCAGTCTAATAAACGACTGAAAGGCATTGAAAAACAATTAAATACCATTCTTGATCTGACTAAATCTCCCGGTTTTGCGGTTGCAGTAGTTGAAGGCGATAAAATCGTTTATGCCAAAGGGTTTGGTTATAGTGATTATGAAAACAAAGTCCCCGTTGATGAACATACGTTATTTGCTATTGGGTCATCAACTAAGGCATTTACTTCGGGACTACTAGGTGTCTTGAGAGACGAAGAAAAATTATCATTTGATGATAGTCCGTTAGACTATATTCCTGATTTTAAATTCTATAATAGTGATATGAATAATACCATTATAATTAAAGATTTAATGAGACATAGTACGGGTTTGCCGAGACATGATGCCTCGTGGTATTTTTTCCCTAATAAAGACAAAGACAGTTTACTAATGCGTGTAAAGTATCAGGAACCATTTACGGGAGTGCGACAACAATGGTATTATAATAACTTTATGTTTTTAGCGCAAGGCGTGATTACGGAAAAGATAACTGGAAAAAGTTGGGAAGAGAATATCGAAACGCATTTTTTTAAACCTTTGGGCATGACGCGCTCTAAAACAGATATTGAAGGGATGAAGTCCAGTTCAAATGCAGCGTTTGGTTATGAATTAAAAGATAACACAGAGATTTCAAAAATGGATTATTATGATATTTCTGGGATGGCACCAGCAGGAAGTATTAATAGTAGCGTCAATGACATGAGCAAATGGATTACATTATGGTTACAAAAGGGTAAATACCAAGATCAGCAAATCATTCCAGAAGATTACATTAAAGAGGCCATGAGTTCTCAAATGGTGCTTGCTAGTGGCCTTCCTGATGATAAATATCCTGATATGCACTTCGCCAATTACGGTTATGGTTGGATGTTAGGATCATATAAAGGACATTATCGTGTTGAACACGGAGGAAACATAGATGGTTTCTCAGCAAGTGTCGCCTTTTTCCCTACTGATAATATGGGTATTGTTGTATTAGCTAATCAAAATGGTTCGGCCGTTCCAAGTTTAGTTCGAAATACTATTGCAGATTATATGCTAGAGGTTGACAAAACCGATTGGATTGGACGTTTTAAAGAAAATTTAGAAAAATCATTGAAAGCACAAGATGAAGCAAAAGATGATACAGAAAAATCTAATGTAAAAAATACAAAACCATCCCACATTAAATTAGACTATACCGGTTCTTATCATCATGATGGTTATGGAAAATTCAATGTAATTGTAGAAAATGACACCCTTTTTACCGAGTTGGATGGTGATAAGTTATATTTACATCATTTTCATTATGACACTTTTGAACTTATAGATGTCGTGAAAGGAAAGGTAGATACTTCTGCTATAGGCCAATCCTTAAAAGTAACATTCCTTACCAATGAATCGGGAGATATTTCTGATATGGAATCCACTTTAGAACCTACAGTGGATCCAATCGTTTTTAAACGTACACCGAGCACGATTGATGTAGATAAAGAGACACTAGAAACTTATGTAGGTGATTATAATTTGGCTGGTACCATAATAAAAGTGTATCTCAAAGATGAAAACGTATTGTATCTATTTGTTCAAGGACAACCTGAGTATGAGTTATTAGCTACAGCAAAACACAAGTTTTCTTTTAAAACTTTGGAAGGGTTTAAGGTAGAGTTTGTAGAAGATGACAAAGGTGGCATTATACAATTAAAGGCCATTCAACCTAATGGCACTTTTGTGGCGACTAAGAACCCAAAAGAATAATTACTAAGCATATGTATGAATAAAGCACACAAGAATTATCGGGTATTGAGCGTTCTTACTCTAAATGTCGTATAATGAAAAAGATAGTAGTAGCTACGGGCTTAATTGTTGTACTTATAGTGCTGTTTTATGTAGGTTTACACCTTTTCGGAAGATTTATTTATAATACCCAATCTTGTAAGCAATTCAATATTGATAATATCGAATTAAGGACAGGTGTTGACATTCCTAAAGTAACAACAATTAAATGCGAGTGCATTAACAATAAAAAAGTATCAAAATTTATTATAGATACTGAAAAGGTTGATATAGTAACCTATATAGCCAATAATGACTTTGTGCTTGTTGATGACCTATATATCAAAGAGCATGACAACAAGAACTCCACATATAGAGTTGTTTTTAACAAGCAAACCGCAGAGTTAATTGTCAACCTAACCTATAAAAACTAGATGGATAAAAAACAAAAAAGCACCAATTTGGTGCTTTTTATAGGGTCATAATTTAGTGTTTATTTTACATCCATAAGTTCTACATCGAAAACCAAGGTCGCATTTGGTGGAATAACGCCTCCAGCTCCCGCAGAACCATAACCTAAATCACTAGGAATAACTAAACGGGCTTTATCACCAACGTTTAATAAACAAATACCTTCATCCCATCCTGATATTACCTGACCTACGCCTACTTTAAAATCTAAAGGCGCATTTCTTTTATAAGAAGAATCAAAGACAGTTCCATCAGCTAATTGACCTTTGTAATGAACAGAGACCATTTTACCAGCTACAGCGGGTTTTCCATTTCCTTTTTGTATAATTTGATAACGCAATCCGCTTTCAGTGACTTCAAAACCAGCCGCTAATTTATCTAGCTTAGCTTTCGCCGCCTCACGTTCTTCAGCAACTCGTTTTTCTCTAGCACCTTCAAATGTTCTAAACGCTTCAACAGCATTAAAGTTTTCAGCACTAGAACCCACTCTTACAATTTCTAAAGTTTCGATCTCATCACCTTGCGCAATAGCATCTACTACGTCCTGTCCTTCAACTACCTTTCCAAATACGGTATGGTTATTATCTAACCAAGGCGTTTCAATATGAGTGATAAAAAACTGACTCCCATTAGTTCCTGGTCCTGCATTTGCCATCGACAAAACTCCTGGTGCATCATGTTTTAAATCAGGATGAAACTCATCATCAAACTTGTATCCAGGATTACCAGTTCCTGTCCCTTGAGGACATCCTCCTTGAATCATAAAATCAGGAATGACTCTATGAAACTTTAATCCGTCGTAATATGGTGTTCCTTGTGGTTTTACTTCATTTTCTAAATTTCCTTCAGCTAAAGCAACAAAGTTACCTACGGTACCTGGTGTTTTCTGATATTCTAAAGCGACTAAGATTTCGCCTTTTGTAGTATTAAATTTTGCGTATAAACCGTCTTGCATTGTGTTTTATTTAAATTGAGATGCAAAGATAACAAACTCTTTCAGAAGAGCGAAGTAAGTATCATTATTTGGAATTTGAATTTCTTAAGATTAGTTTTGTTCAAAATAAAAACTAGATGAGCTTCATTACTAAATTAAAATCTGCCCTCGGAAATTCTAAAACAAATACTCCACAAGCCGTTTCTGACACCACGGATGCTATTATCGATGATATAGAGCACGACCCATTTGCAATTTCAGAGAGCAATGTTTTTTATGCTGGATTAAATGAATTAGGAGGTTATTATTTTTTTCAAACGATTATTGTTGGAACTTTAAAGGTCAAATCAAAAAATGGTGGTCAATTAACTATCATAGGAACTGACTTTGAACTACAACTTGATTCTGACTCTATTGAATTTGAATCAGACCCAACAGATGTTAAAGGTAGGAGTATCACAAAAATTGATTTCCAAATTGAGGAGGCTGATGCTGCCAAAATTGATCGTAAAACGGTTACGCAACTAGAACTTGTTTGCAAGAAACATAAACTCATATTTACTGTGTAAATAGAATGAGCACAATCATCATATTAATTGGCGACTTCACTAATAAATTTAATTCGATAGAGTCGTAATTCTTCATCATCGTAATCGCCATCAAATTCTTCAATAGCTACATCAATTTTATCAGTTTCAGACTCCATAAAATAATCATGAATCTCCTCTTGCTGGTCTTCATCTAATACATCCTCTAACCAGTAATCAATGTTTAATTTCGTGCCTGAATAAACGATAGCTTCCATTTCTTTGATAAAGTCTGCCATAGACATGCCTTTTGAAGTAGCAATATCTGTTAATGGCAGTTTTCGGTCAACATTTTGAATGATATACAATTTAATAGCAGAATTAGACCCCGTACTTTTGACTACAAAATCATCAGGTCTTGTAATATCATTATCTTCGACATAGGTCGCAATCAATTCAACAAAGTCCTTTCCGTATTTTTTTGCCTTTCCATCTCCGACACCATGAACATTACTCAGCTCTTCTATGGTGATTGGATATTTAAGTGCCATATCTTCTAATGAGGGATCTTGAAAAATGACAAATGGCGGCACGTCTAAGCGTTTTGCATTGCGTTTTCTTAAATCCTTCAGCATCTTCATAAGAACTTCATCTGCTACTGCTCCCCCACCTTTGGCTGCCGTAATAATACCATCATCTGTACCTTCATCGAACACATGGTCTTCGGTCATCATAAAAGACTTTGGTGATTTCATATATTGTCGTCCTTCTTGAGACAGTCTCAGCACGCCGTATGTTTCAATATCCTTTTTAAGAAAACGGGCAACCAATACTTGACGAATAAGTGCCATCCAATATCTATTATCGCGATCTTTACCTACTCCAAAAAACGGTTGTGTATCTGTTTTGTGAGATGAAATTAAGGCATTTGTTTTCCCTATTAAAACCTGAACTAAATCTTTAGATTTATATTTCTCGTTGGTCTTATCAACCGTCTCTAAGAGAATAGACACTTCTTTTTGTGCCTCGTGTTGTTTTTTAGGGTATCGCACATTATCATCCATTTCACCACCTTCTCCAGTGGCATTGTCAAATTCTTCACCAAAATAATGCAATATAAATTTACGTCTGGATATCGAACTTTCAGCAAATGCAACTACTTCTTGAAGTAATGCTTGACCAATTTCCTGCTCTGCAACAGGTTTTCCAGACATAAATTTTTCTAATTTCTCTATATCTTTATAGGCGTAAAAAGCTAAACAATGACCTTCTCCTCCATCTCTTCCTGCACGACCTGTTTCCTGATAATAACTCTCAATACTTTTTGGAATATCATGATGGATGACAAAACGCACATCTGGTTTATCGATTCCCATACCAAAAGCTATGGTTGCAACCACGACATCACAATCTTCCATTAAAAACATATCCTGATGTCTTACTCTAGTCTTTGGATCTAGACCTGCATGATATGGCACGGCTTTAACGCCATTAACTTGTAACACCTGAGCTAGTTCCTCAACACGTTTTCTACTTAAACAGTAAACTATACCTGATTTCCCTTCATTTTTTTTGACAAAGCGAATAATATCGGCATCTACATTTTTGGTCTTTGGACGAATCTCATAATACAAATTCGGTCTATTAAAGGACGCTTTAAATGTTGTGGCATTTGTAATGTCTAGACTTTTTAAAATATCTTCTTGGACTTTAGGTGTCGCGGTGGCCGTTAACCCAATGATTGGAATATTATCCCCTATACGTTTTATGATATGACGTAAATTTCTGTACTCTGGTCTAAAATCATGTCCCCATTCACTGATACAATGTGCTTCATCAACCGCCATAAATGAGATGGTAACAGACCTCAAAAACTCAACATGCTCCTCTTTAGTCAAAGATTCAGGAGCCACATATAATAGTTTTGTGACACCATTCATGATGTCTTCCTTTACGCGTTTGACTTCTGTTTTATTCAGTGAAGAATTTAAAACGTGTGCAACACCTTCTTCATTAGAGATTCCTCTAATAGCATCTACTTGATTCTTCATTAAGGCAATTAGAGGTGATACAATAATTGCTGTTCCTTCCTTTATCAAAGCTGGTAATTGGTAGCACAATGATTTTCCACCACCAGTAGGCATGATAACAAATACATCCTCACTGTTAACAACACTTTTAATAACGCTTTCTTGTAGTCCTTTAAATTTGGAAAAACCGAAGTATTGTTTTAGTGCAGAATGTATATCAATTTCTTTTATACTCATTAATCCCTATTAGTATTTTTGATACATTTGCATAAGACTAAAGATAACAATTTCTTTATACCCATCAAACTCAAAAAAATTTAATTTTGAACAGTATTCAATCTATCCTAAAAACCGCAAGAAAAACCATAGATTTAGAACGAGATGCTATTGCTAATTTAAGTCATTTGTTAACAGATGACTTCGCAAATGCGGTGTCCTTAATTTATAATTCAAAAGGCCGAGTTATTATTACTGGTATTGGCAAAAGCGCTATCATCGCCAATAAAATTGTAGCAACGCTAAACTCTACTGGAACACCTGCTGTATTTATGCATGCTGCAGATGCCATTCACGGTGATTTAGGATTGATTTTAGAAGATGATGTGGTCATTTGTATTTCTAAAAGCGGTAATACCCCAGAAATAAAAGTTTTAGTACCCTTGATAAAAAATGCCAAAAATAAAATGATTGCTATCACAGGTAATGATTCATCATTTTTAGCACAGCAAGCCAATTATGTGCTGAATGCCTATGTCGCTCAAGAAGCTTGTCCGAATAATTTAGCACCCACCACGAGTACAACAGCTCAATTGGTCTTAGGAGACGCACTTGCGGTATGCTTATTAGAATTACGTGGTTTTTCGAGTAAAGATTTTGCAAAGTATCATCCAGGCGGTGCTTTAGGAAAACGATTATATCTAAGAGTAAGTGATCTCTCCTCAATTAATGAAAAACCAAAAGTAGAGTTGAATACCTCTGCTAAAGATGTGATTGTTGAAATTTCAGAAAAAATGTTAGGCGTTACAGCGGTCGTTGATAATAACAAAATTACGGGTATCATTACCGATGGTGATTTAAGGCGTATGTTAACCAAAAGTGAGAACTTCATCCACCTGATCGCTAAAGATATCATGAGTAGTAATCCAAAGCGAATAGATGAAGATGCTATGGCCATTGATGCTATGGAACTCATGGAAGAACATGGTATTTCACAACTTCTGGTTGAGAAAAATGGAGAATATGCTGGGGTCATTCACATTCATGATTTAATAAAAGAAGGTATTATATAATGGGTAAAAAAAGCACCAATGAAATGTCATTTTTAGATCATCTTGAAGATCTAAGGTGGCATTTAATTAGAATCACAGTGGCTGTATTAGTTTGTGCAACTGTGGCTTTTATCTTTAGTGGATTCATCTTCGAACATATTATTTTTGCTCCTAAACGAATGGATTTCCCTACCTATAAATGGTTATGTCAAGCCTCTCAATTTTTAGGAATAAATGACACTACATTTTGTGCTACTGAATTCCCATTTAAAATTCAAAGCAGACAAATGGCGGGACAATTCTCGGCAGATATTTGGACCTCCATATATTCCGGGTTTGTTATCGCATTCCCTTATGTAATCTATCAGTTTTGGAGCTTTATTAGTCCAGGGCTTCATATTAATGAACGTAGACATTCTAGAGGTTTTATAATAATTACTTCTTTCTTGTTTTTTGTTGGTGTATTATTTGGCTACTATGTTGTATCGCCATTATCCATAAACTTTTTAGCTAATTATAGCGTAAGCATAGAAGTATCAAATGAATTCGATTTAAGTTCATGGGTATCCACCATACGATCTTCATGCTTAGCATCTGGTTTTGTGTTTGAACTCCCTATTATTATTTACTTTTTGACCAAAATTGGATTGGTAACGCCGCAAATCATGAAAAAATATCGAAAATTCGCTCTTGTCCTGGTCTTGATACTATCAGCCATTATAACACCTCCAGACTTAGCAAGCCAGATTATTGTAGCAATTCCCATATTGATTCTATATCAAGTGAGTATTTATATCTCAAAAGTTGTAATTAGAAACCAAAACAAAAAACAAAAAGCACATGTCTGATATTGTTTCCGAATTTAATGCCTATCGTTCAAAAATGAATGACGCTATTTTAGCTGACAACAATAAAATTATTAAGCGCATCTTTAATCTTGATACTAATGCCTTTGCTGAAGGTGGCGCCTTAGATAAAAAAACAAAAGAACTCCTAGGTCTTGTTGCTTCAACAGTATTGCGTTGTGATGATTGTATCAAATACCACCTAGAAGCTAGTTATAACGCAGGATTAAAAAGAGAAGAGGTTGTCGAAGCGTTGGGCATTGCCACTTTGGTTGGTGGTACTATTGTTATTCCGCATCTGCGAAGAGCTTACGAATTTTGGGACGCACTAGAACAACAGCGTTAAACTTTTAATAAAGGAAGAACGACTCGTTCTGATTTTGCTATTTTAGCTTATATTTCATCAGTTATGAAAACACTTAGAGCCGACAATTTAATGAAGTCCTATAACGGACGAAAAGTAGTTAAAGATGTATCTTTAGAAGTCAAACAAGGAGAAATCGTAGGTTTATTGGGGCCTAATGGTGCTGGAAAAACCACATCCTTTTATATGATTGTGGGTCTTATCAAACCTAATGGTGGAAATATTTATCTCGACGATACCGAAATCACGAGTTTTCCAATGTATAAACGTGCTCAAAACGGCATTGGCTATCTAGCTCAAGAAGCTTCAGTATTTAGAAAACTGAGTATTGAAGATAATATTTTGAGTGTATTACAAATGACGAAACTGAGCAAGAAGGAAC is part of the Formosa sp. Hel1_31_208 genome and harbors:
- a CDS encoding 2TM domain-containing protein; its protein translation is MENNIEPYENNSKRSAFEREEAYLRAQKKVKSLIGFYWHFASYVIVNLFIIILIVSNGGKLWSFGTFATAFFWGIGLFFHFLGVYGPDFFFGKNWEERKIKEIMEKDDKHWE
- a CDS encoding histidine kinase, whose translation is MTKSFKNIIITFSIGCIVFVIGNALSNDFDFNSVNEFLIDFGFYQLYTFVLGYSNMAFFDYMERRQWKKGDTIKRIIVGVIGATIITLIGLFFLRAFISIVFNDLSFEEFIRRETWHGYSFGLWITLSIISVFHIIFFYNRYQKNKIKEQKVIAGTASAKFDALKNQLDPHFLFNSLNVLTSLIEENPKNAQKFTTSLSKVYRYVLEQKNKDLITVDEELNFARTYMSLLKMRFEDSIIFEIPDQASNPESKVVPLSLQLLLENAVKHNMVTSSKPLHIKIYESEGMLIVENNLQPKQIVKKSSGVGLENIKQRYKLLSNKTVSINQQAKSFAVAIPMLTKQVSIMKAIEPKSKFDDSYVRARKRVEEMKEFYYSLISYCFVIPFLFFIWYTFTPNTIQWFWFPMFGWGMGLVFHAYKVYVNDGVLGSGWEKRKIEKFMQEEEEKRWN
- a CDS encoding M48 family metallopeptidase, which produces MQTLVKIFIFFVFSQVTSAQTNYETGMQKAFELWQSNKTDEAENMFERIANAESEQWLPHYYIAQINSLKSWNITDETVLKAQLDKAQEHLNTAVSISNDNPELLVLQAQVFTNWVAFDGMKYGMKYSGKISELYNKAFNLDPQNPRVAFGKAEWGMGSARYFGQDTKPYCQEMERSIELFANFKPQSDLHPNWGKERAVDVLKSCKE
- a CDS encoding serine hydrolase; protein product: MKKSIFLLFILFTSLSLSQSNKRLKGIEKQLNTILDLTKSPGFAVAVVEGDKIVYAKGFGYSDYENKVPVDEHTLFAIGSSTKAFTSGLLGVLRDEEKLSFDDSPLDYIPDFKFYNSDMNNTIIIKDLMRHSTGLPRHDASWYFFPNKDKDSLLMRVKYQEPFTGVRQQWYYNNFMFLAQGVITEKITGKSWEENIETHFFKPLGMTRSKTDIEGMKSSSNAAFGYELKDNTEISKMDYYDISGMAPAGSINSSVNDMSKWITLWLQKGKYQDQQIIPEDYIKEAMSSQMVLASGLPDDKYPDMHFANYGYGWMLGSYKGHYRVEHGGNIDGFSASVAFFPTDNMGIVVLANQNGSAVPSLVRNTIADYMLEVDKTDWIGRFKENLEKSLKAQDEAKDDTEKSNVKNTKPSHIKLDYTGSYHHDGYGKFNVIVENDTLFTELDGDKLYLHHFHYDTFELIDVVKGKVDTSAIGQSLKVTFLTNESGDISDMESTLEPTVDPIVFKRTPSTIDVDKETLETYVGDYNLAGTIIKVYLKDENVLYLFVQGQPEYELLATAKHKFSFKTLEGFKVEFVEDDKGGIIQLKAIQPNGTFVATKNPKE
- a CDS encoding peptidylprolyl isomerase, with amino-acid sequence MQDGLYAKFNTTKGEILVALEYQKTPGTVGNFVALAEGNLENEVKPQGTPYYDGLKFHRVIPDFMIQGGCPQGTGTGNPGYKFDDEFHPDLKHDAPGVLSMANAGPGTNGSQFFITHIETPWLDNNHTVFGKVVEGQDVVDAIAQGDEIETLEIVRVGSSAENFNAVEAFRTFEGAREKRVAEEREAAKAKLDKLAAGFEVTESGLRYQIIQKGNGKPAVAGKMVSVHYKGQLADGTVFDSSYKRNAPLDFKVGVGQVISGWDEGICLLNVGDKARLVIPSDLGYGSAGAGGVIPPNATLVFDVELMDVK
- a CDS encoding ATP-dependent DNA helicase RecQ encodes the protein MSIKEIDIHSALKQYFGFSKFKGLQESVIKSVVNSEDVFVIMPTGGGKSLCYQLPALIKEGTAIIVSPLIALMKNQVDAIRGISNEEGVAHVLNSSLNKTEVKRVKEDIMNGVTKLLYVAPESLTKEEHVEFLRSVTISFMAVDEAHCISEWGHDFRPEYRNLRHIIKRIGDNIPIIGLTATATPKVQEDILKSLDITNATTFKASFNRPNLYYEIRPKTKNVDADIIRFVKKNEGKSGIVYCLSRKRVEELAQVLQVNGVKAVPYHAGLDPKTRVRHQDMFLMEDCDVVVATIAFGMGIDKPDVRFVIHHDIPKSIESYYQETGRAGRDGGEGHCLAFYAYKDIEKLEKFMSGKPVAEQEIGQALLQEVVAFAESSISRRKFILHYFGEEFDNATGEGGEMDDNVRYPKKQHEAQKEVSILLETVDKTNEKYKSKDLVQVLIGKTNALISSHKTDTQPFFGVGKDRDNRYWMALIRQVLVARFLKKDIETYGVLRLSQEGRQYMKSPKSFMMTEDHVFDEGTDDGIITAAKGGGAVADEVLMKMLKDLRKRNAKRLDVPPFVIFQDPSLEDMALKYPITIEELSNVHGVGDGKAKKYGKDFVELIATYVEDNDITRPDDFVVKSTGSNSAIKLYIIQNVDRKLPLTDIATSKGMSMADFIKEMEAIVYSGTKLNIDYWLEDVLDEDQQEEIHDYFMESETDKIDVAIEEFDGDYDDEELRLYRIKFISEVAN
- a CDS encoding SIS domain-containing protein, which codes for MNSIQSILKTARKTIDLERDAIANLSHLLTDDFANAVSLIYNSKGRVIITGIGKSAIIANKIVATLNSTGTPAVFMHAADAIHGDLGLILEDDVVICISKSGNTPEIKVLVPLIKNAKNKMIAITGNDSSFLAQQANYVLNAYVAQEACPNNLAPTTSTTAQLVLGDALAVCLLELRGFSSKDFAKYHPGGALGKRLYLRVSDLSSINEKPKVELNTSAKDVIVEISEKMLGVTAVVDNNKITGIITDGDLRRMLTKSENFIHLIAKDIMSSNPKRIDEDAMAIDAMELMEEHGISQLLVEKNGEYAGVIHIHDLIKEGII
- the tatC gene encoding twin-arginine translocase subunit TatC, which codes for MGKKSTNEMSFLDHLEDLRWHLIRITVAVLVCATVAFIFSGFIFEHIIFAPKRMDFPTYKWLCQASQFLGINDTTFCATEFPFKIQSRQMAGQFSADIWTSIYSGFVIAFPYVIYQFWSFISPGLHINERRHSRGFIIITSFLFFVGVLFGYYVVSPLSINFLANYSVSIEVSNEFDLSSWVSTIRSSCLASGFVFELPIIIYFLTKIGLVTPQIMKKYRKFALVLVLILSAIITPPDLASQIIVAIPILILYQVSIYISKVVIRNQNKKQKAHV
- a CDS encoding carboxymuconolactone decarboxylase family protein; its protein translation is MSDIVSEFNAYRSKMNDAILADNNKIIKRIFNLDTNAFAEGGALDKKTKELLGLVASTVLRCDDCIKYHLEASYNAGLKREEVVEALGIATLVGGTIVIPHLRRAYEFWDALEQQR